The proteins below are encoded in one region of Actinomycetota bacterium:
- a CDS encoding nucleotidyltransferase domain-containing protein, with protein MAMTAYLDIGFELVRTRRAQGMSQRRLGELLGVRQQQVARWEATGYGTASLERVVAAAGALGLEHLSHYHPVVAEMGTPYSTSAASPTAAAASSVRDLGQVVARLRDHGDRLREEYHLDRIGVFGSFATGEQTQASDIDLLVESADPGGLRFIAAAGFAEEVLGRKVDFVRPNTLGERLRDRVLGEVVYVWTA; from the coding sequence ATGGCCATGACCGCCTACCTCGACATCGGCTTCGAGCTTGTCCGAACTCGCCGCGCGCAAGGCATGTCTCAGCGCCGGCTAGGAGAGCTCCTCGGTGTGCGTCAACAGCAGGTGGCGCGATGGGAGGCGACAGGCTACGGAACCGCAAGCCTCGAGCGGGTCGTCGCCGCGGCCGGGGCATTGGGGCTTGAACACCTGTCCCACTACCACCCTGTCGTCGCTGAGATGGGGACTCCGTACAGCACTTCCGCGGCTTCGCCCACCGCTGCGGCCGCATCATCTGTCCGCGATCTCGGCCAGGTCGTGGCGCGGTTGCGCGATCACGGCGACCGGCTCCGCGAGGAGTACCATCTCGATCGAATCGGAGTGTTCGGCTCGTTCGCGACTGGCGAGCAGACGCAGGCGAGCGACATCGACTTGCTGGTCGAAAGCGCGGATCCAGGCGGCCTTCGATTCATCGCTGCAGCAGGGTTCGCCGAGGAAGTCCTCGGCCGCAAGGTGGACTTTGTCCGTCCCAACACCTTGGGCGAGAGGCTGCGCGACCGCGTTCTCGGGGAGGTCGTGTATGTCTGGACGGCATGA
- a CDS encoding AzlC family ABC transporter permease, whose product MSRKRHSMAAGMREVAPILVGIVPFGLVSGALVIQAGFGLAEALGMSLFVNAGASQIVATQLFIDGAPIWITLGTALVVNLRMFIYSVSLAPVLESASWRLRPLLGHMLVDQNYAATMTRGRFRDDVDVVPYYMGAWIALAGTWQLSNIAGAIAGPFIPASWGLDFAVPLVFLALLAPTLMGRTAVGAAVVTGLTAAILVPVLPMQTGLVVAIVAGMVFGTWQDSRTAEEVSS is encoded by the coding sequence ATGTCGCGAAAGCGGCACAGCATGGCGGCCGGAATGAGAGAGGTCGCGCCCATTCTCGTCGGCATCGTGCCGTTCGGGCTCGTGTCGGGCGCACTCGTCATCCAGGCAGGATTCGGCCTGGCCGAAGCGCTTGGTATGTCCCTGTTCGTGAACGCCGGCGCATCCCAGATCGTCGCGACGCAGCTGTTCATCGACGGAGCGCCGATCTGGATCACGCTGGGCACCGCGCTGGTCGTCAACTTGCGCATGTTCATCTACAGCGTGTCGCTGGCACCGGTCCTCGAGAGCGCCTCATGGCGTCTGCGCCCGCTCCTCGGCCATATGCTCGTCGACCAGAACTACGCCGCAACGATGACGCGCGGACGCTTCCGCGACGATGTCGATGTCGTCCCCTACTACATGGGCGCCTGGATCGCGCTCGCCGGCACGTGGCAGCTCTCAAACATCGCTGGCGCGATCGCCGGCCCGTTCATCCCCGCGTCCTGGGGCCTCGACTTCGCCGTACCACTCGTGTTCCTCGCGCTGCTTGCACCCACGCTCATGGGCCGGACCGCTGTCGGCGCGGCGGTCGTCACCGGGCTGACCGCCGCGATTCTCGTGCCCGTGCTTCCTATGCAGACCGGGCTCGTGGTTGCCATCGTAGCTGGCATGGTGTTCGGGACCTGGCAGGACAGCCGGACCGCCGAGGAGGTGTCGTCGTGA
- a CDS encoding diguanylate cyclase encodes MGSTTTVQGLLYFAAALQVIAAGVALFMIPLSGRRASWIILCVGLGVQAWRRVHAAMAGGDLTEALSALAVSMLLLAGIIGIHSVFLSLRRTRHQLAEERERSSAFVNRVGAAMVALDTEGHILDMNDETARLIAVPKAEALGLNWFDTFVAENIREDVRKSFAELLLSPDGSDEYVEYTLIGADGEERMVVWHRRVLCGPEGRNIGIRSAGIDLSVRRKLQQELAFHSMLLDRTSDSVLVYRHDGTIIYANDAACIYRECSHDELVGANIRDLIGEEDLEEFESRLEAVKNGAYTIFETEAPRPGGGTRPLESNIAPTSVDGQDLIVDVARDVSERRRSEAVVRRLAYCDPLTGLANRALLWDRAALAIARAERCGERLAVLFADVNQLKTVNDLHGHAVGDQLLRAAAKQLSTVFREEDTVARVGGDEFVVLARVKDAAEASELVARVTAGIACELLIGGNRVPLSASVGVAVFPDDGVNLDALIAFADASMYAAKPGQQVPGTASSELQPLSAEVAESETWGRGTRGQSPPPA; translated from the coding sequence GTGGGCTCGACTACGACCGTACAAGGACTTCTGTACTTCGCTGCAGCGCTACAGGTGATTGCGGCTGGCGTCGCGCTTTTCATGATTCCCCTGAGCGGGCGTCGCGCATCGTGGATCATCCTCTGCGTTGGGCTCGGCGTGCAGGCGTGGCGTCGGGTTCACGCAGCGATGGCCGGCGGGGATCTCACCGAGGCATTGAGCGCGCTCGCCGTCTCGATGCTGCTGCTTGCGGGAATCATCGGGATTCACTCCGTCTTCCTCTCCCTGCGTCGCACCCGACATCAGCTGGCCGAGGAGCGCGAGCGCTCGAGCGCTTTCGTGAATCGCGTGGGTGCGGCGATGGTGGCTCTCGACACAGAGGGGCACATCCTTGACATGAACGATGAGACCGCACGATTGATCGCGGTCCCGAAGGCGGAGGCTCTCGGGCTCAACTGGTTCGACACGTTCGTCGCCGAGAACATCCGCGAGGACGTGCGGAAGAGCTTCGCGGAGCTTCTCTTGTCGCCCGACGGCAGTGACGAGTACGTCGAGTACACACTCATCGGGGCGGACGGCGAGGAGCGGATGGTCGTGTGGCATCGCCGCGTGCTCTGCGGTCCCGAGGGTCGCAACATTGGCATCCGGAGCGCGGGAATCGATCTGTCGGTGCGGCGGAAACTCCAGCAGGAGCTCGCGTTCCACTCCATGCTACTCGACAGGACCAGCGATTCCGTTCTCGTCTACCGGCATGACGGGACCATCATCTACGCGAACGACGCCGCCTGTATCTACCGCGAGTGCTCGCATGACGAGCTGGTCGGGGCCAACATCCGCGATCTCATTGGCGAGGAAGACCTGGAGGAGTTCGAGTCGCGGCTCGAGGCGGTGAAGAACGGCGCCTACACGATCTTCGAGACCGAGGCGCCACGGCCCGGAGGAGGCACACGCCCTCTTGAGTCGAACATCGCGCCAACCAGCGTCGACGGACAGGATCTCATCGTGGACGTGGCTCGCGATGTGAGCGAGCGTCGTCGCTCCGAAGCGGTGGTGCGGAGACTCGCGTACTGTGACCCGCTGACGGGTCTTGCGAACCGTGCGCTCCTTTGGGATCGTGCGGCGCTTGCGATTGCGAGAGCTGAGCGTTGTGGGGAGCGGCTTGCCGTGCTCTTCGCGGACGTGAATCAGCTCAAGACAGTCAACGACCTGCACGGTCACGCTGTAGGCGACCAGCTTCTGCGCGCGGCTGCGAAACAGCTGTCTACGGTCTTTCGCGAAGAAGACACCGTTGCCCGGGTGGGTGGGGACGAGTTCGTCGTGCTCGCCCGGGTCAAGGACGCGGCCGAGGCTTCGGAGCTCGTGGCGCGCGTTACGGCCGGCATAGCATGCGAGCTGCTCATTGGTGGAAACCGCGTGCCGCTCTCTGCGAGTGTTGGAGTTGCCGTGTTCCCTGATGACGGAGTGAACCTCGATGCCCTTATCGCCTTTGCGGACGCTTCGATGTATGCGGCCAAGCCTGGGCAGCAGGTGCCGGGAACGGCTAGCAGCGAGCTCCAACCGCTCTCTGCCGAGGTGGCAGAGAGCGAAACATGGGGGCGAGGCACTCGAGGGCAGTCTCCTCCACCAGCGTAG
- a CDS encoding efflux RND transporter periplasmic adaptor subunit produces MAVSKKLRRHKGWIAAVVLVAVAGTAYAVLQRSKAEEPTTSYTTEAATIGTLSVTVSGTGNVEVDGATDVYPAASGTVASVKVKEGESVKKGAVLFTLDAATAEANTAKALASYRQSQQSVAQADAQLLKANNSLESLEDLQQEQESGTTAETPTSGTGTQATTEVTDADIEAAEADVASAKASVSSAKASRSSSYLAYEQVKDAEDDLTVKAPASGIIWSLDVAKGDSVSPAPGSGSAASSASGTAASSSSAVPVVIAPKQPFAIHLTVNEVDLPTLALDQRADIEFSALPEVTATGKVYEIGSEGTNTQGVITYDVWLSLDVADPALREVMSASATIVTEVARNALLVPNAALKSAADGTSYVQVLDSGATEPRQVTVEIGLGNATQTQVVSGLSEGNMVVTQTSDSSDSDSEPGGGFGIPGMGGGPRG; encoded by the coding sequence ATGGCCGTTTCCAAGAAGCTGCGGCGACACAAAGGCTGGATCGCCGCAGTCGTGCTCGTGGCAGTCGCAGGCACTGCGTACGCGGTGCTGCAGCGTTCGAAGGCCGAGGAGCCGACGACATCCTACACGACCGAGGCCGCGACGATCGGGACGCTGTCGGTCACCGTCTCGGGCACCGGCAACGTGGAGGTCGACGGGGCGACGGACGTCTACCCGGCCGCTTCGGGCACTGTTGCGTCGGTGAAGGTGAAGGAGGGCGAGTCGGTCAAGAAGGGCGCTGTTCTCTTCACGCTCGACGCAGCAACCGCCGAGGCCAACACGGCCAAAGCGCTGGCGAGCTACCGGCAGTCGCAGCAGAGCGTCGCCCAAGCCGACGCGCAGCTCCTGAAAGCGAACAACTCGTTGGAATCCCTTGAGGATCTGCAGCAGGAGCAGGAGTCGGGAACAACCGCTGAGACGCCGACATCGGGCACCGGCACGCAAGCGACCACCGAGGTCACCGACGCCGATATCGAGGCAGCCGAGGCCGATGTGGCCTCCGCGAAGGCGAGTGTCTCCTCGGCCAAAGCGTCACGCTCGAGTTCGTACCTCGCGTACGAGCAAGTGAAGGACGCCGAAGACGATCTGACGGTGAAGGCTCCGGCGTCAGGCATCATCTGGTCGCTCGACGTCGCGAAGGGCGATTCGGTTTCGCCAGCCCCGGGCTCCGGAAGTGCGGCCTCAAGTGCTTCTGGAACCGCCGCGAGCAGCTCGTCGGCCGTCCCGGTCGTGATCGCTCCGAAGCAGCCGTTCGCGATTCACCTCACCGTAAACGAAGTCGACCTGCCCACCCTGGCGCTCGATCAGCGCGCCGACATCGAGTTCTCCGCCCTGCCCGAGGTCACCGCGACGGGCAAGGTATACGAGATCGGCAGCGAGGGCACCAATACTCAAGGAGTCATCACCTACGACGTGTGGCTGTCTCTCGATGTTGCGGATCCGGCGCTGCGCGAGGTCATGTCAGCATCGGCGACGATTGTGACCGAGGTCGCCCGCAACGCACTTCTCGTGCCAAACGCAGCGCTCAAGTCAGCCGCTGACGGCACCTCCTACGTGCAGGTTCTCGATTCCGGAGCGACCGAGCCCCGCCAGGTCACGGTCGAGATCGGGCTCGGGAACGCAACGCAGACCCAGGTGGTTTCGGGCCTGTCCGAGGGCAACATGGTAGTGACGCAGACAAGCGACTCGAGTGATTCGGACAGCGAGCCCGGCGGCGGGTTCGGGATTCCGGGCATGGGCGGCGGTCCGCGTGGCTAG
- a CDS encoding DinB family protein: MTRDEVLARLVTARAVFDAKVAAAGQDGFDKVPPGFVHSAKDIVVHVTAYERLIVERLRAARKGETTAFDRDREGWEPYNERVWAEAREADEADVIEEARAVFGDLLVEVRALSDAELAGDAGITMVLDPAWLDGRALWEMIGIDGFDHYPMHHETLDAARDAAIEL, from the coding sequence ATGACACGAGATGAGGTTCTCGCCCGGCTCGTCACCGCCCGGGCGGTATTCGACGCCAAGGTCGCCGCGGCGGGCCAAGACGGCTTCGACAAAGTTCCGCCCGGTTTCGTGCATTCCGCCAAGGACATCGTCGTGCACGTGACGGCGTATGAGCGGCTCATCGTCGAGCGGCTGCGCGCGGCCCGGAAGGGCGAAACGACAGCATTCGATCGCGATCGCGAGGGTTGGGAGCCCTACAACGAGCGAGTTTGGGCGGAAGCACGCGAAGCTGACGAGGCGGACGTGATCGAGGAAGCGCGCGCGGTCTTTGGCGATCTACTCGTCGAGGTCCGGGCGCTGTCGGACGCGGAACTTGCCGGCGACGCTGGCATCACAATGGTGCTCGATCCCGCGTGGCTCGATGGCCGGGCGCTGTGGGAGATGATCGGCATCGACGGTTTCGACCACTATCCGATGCACCACGAAACCCTCGACGCCGCTCGTGACGCTGCTATAGAGCTCTAG
- a CDS encoding ABC transporter permease: protein MRIIDLFGETLHSLTSNKVRSGLTILGIVVGIASVIAMLAIGAGSQASIESSIQSAGSNLLTVMPSAGGSGGGGFHMGASSVKSLTVEDAEALTELNRISGVAPESSGNGQLVAGDTNANASILGVTDAYLGVKSLNTMYGAFITERDNRAFAQVVVLGATLAEDLYGADIDPTGERIRSGNMLLTVIGVLEEKGTSGFTNVDSSALVPLSTQQRYVSGNEYLSTITLTVYDENEMDAAEEDVTSLLLSRHNIADPDYADFRIQNMADILETVSTVTGTFTMLLAAIAGISLLVGGIGIMNMMLTTVTERTREIGLRKAIGADDNVISLQFLTESVVLTLIGGALGILAGWGIAVGAGGLLGIEAIVSVDAIGLAVGVCAFIGVVFGFYPARRAAKMSPIDALRYQ, encoded by the coding sequence ATGCGAATCATCGACCTCTTCGGCGAGACCCTGCACTCGCTCACCTCGAACAAGGTCCGCAGCGGACTCACGATCCTCGGCATCGTGGTGGGCATCGCCTCCGTCATCGCCATGCTCGCGATTGGCGCGGGCAGCCAGGCATCGATTGAGAGCAGCATCCAGTCGGCAGGCTCGAACCTACTCACCGTCATGCCATCTGCCGGCGGCAGCGGCGGGGGCGGTTTCCACATGGGCGCATCCTCGGTCAAGTCGCTCACCGTCGAGGACGCCGAGGCTCTCACGGAGCTGAACCGGATCAGCGGAGTAGCGCCCGAATCCTCGGGAAACGGCCAACTGGTTGCAGGTGACACGAACGCGAACGCATCGATCCTGGGCGTGACCGACGCCTACCTCGGCGTCAAAAGCCTGAACACGATGTACGGCGCGTTCATAACCGAGCGCGACAACCGCGCGTTCGCGCAGGTGGTGGTACTCGGCGCGACACTGGCCGAGGACCTCTACGGCGCGGACATCGACCCGACCGGCGAACGAATCCGGTCAGGCAACATGCTGTTGACCGTGATCGGCGTGCTCGAAGAGAAGGGAACGTCTGGGTTCACGAACGTTGATTCCTCAGCGCTCGTTCCCCTGTCTACACAGCAGCGCTATGTCTCCGGCAATGAGTACCTCTCGACCATCACGCTCACCGTCTACGACGAGAATGAGATGGATGCCGCCGAGGAGGACGTCACCTCGCTGCTGCTTTCGCGTCACAACATCGCCGACCCCGACTACGCCGATTTCCGCATCCAGAACATGGCCGACATCCTGGAGACGGTCTCGACAGTCACCGGAACGTTCACGATGCTGCTCGCGGCGATCGCGGGAATATCGCTGCTCGTCGGCGGTATCGGCATCATGAACATGATGCTCACAACTGTCACGGAACGCACTCGTGAGATCGGGCTGCGGAAGGCCATCGGCGCGGACGACAACGTCATCTCGCTGCAGTTCCTGACCGAATCCGTCGTGCTCACGCTCATCGGCGGAGCGCTAGGGATCCTTGCCGGATGGGGTATCGCGGTAGGAGCTGGCGGTCTCCTTGGCATCGAGGCGATCGTGTCCGTGGACGCAATCGGCCTGGCAGTCGGTGTGTGCGCCTTCATCGGCGTGGTGTTCGGCTTCTACCCAGCGCGACGGGCGGCCAAGATGAGCCCGATAGACGCGCTCCGCTACCAGTAA
- a CDS encoding AzlD domain-containing protein, with protein sequence MSLQAQFWLVVIVLAFGTWTMRSLPIMLHGHIPHPHWLERLLKYVPVAAMTALSVPGILYLKTNGVYHLAPERTVAGIIALAVALRTRNILATLVAGMVALWVAQVVLAAL encoded by the coding sequence GTGAGCCTACAGGCGCAGTTCTGGCTTGTCGTCATTGTGCTGGCCTTCGGGACCTGGACGATGCGGAGCCTGCCGATCATGCTGCACGGGCACATTCCACACCCGCACTGGCTCGAACGGCTCCTGAAGTACGTGCCGGTCGCGGCGATGACCGCGCTCAGCGTGCCTGGCATCCTGTACCTCAAGACCAACGGTGTCTATCACTTGGCACCCGAGCGAACCGTCGCGGGCATCATCGCGCTCGCCGTAGCGCTGCGCACCCGCAACATTCTCGCCACGCTCGTCGCCGGAATGGTCGCGCTTTGGGTCGCGCAGGTGGTTCTCGCTGCCCTGTAG
- a CDS encoding DUF86 domain-containing protein gives MSGRHDESIVMKDIVIAAKRLIELGESAHWSPDPDRDTGEMILWNLTVLGEAAKRVSPVGRERFADVDWSAMARTRDVIVHHYEGVDWEVVARIISDDLPALLPRLTTIRDAFRAEADLSP, from the coding sequence ATGTCTGGACGGCATGACGAGTCGATCGTCATGAAAGACATCGTCATCGCAGCGAAACGCCTCATTGAGCTGGGGGAGTCCGCTCACTGGTCCCCGGACCCCGACCGAGACACGGGCGAGATGATCCTGTGGAACCTCACCGTGCTCGGCGAAGCTGCAAAGAGGGTGTCCCCTGTCGGCCGAGAACGTTTCGCCGACGTCGACTGGAGTGCCATGGCGCGCACCCGGGACGTCATCGTCCATCACTATGAGGGTGTCGACTGGGAGGTCGTTGCCCGAATCATCTCCGACGACCTCCCCGCGCTGCTCCCTCGTCTAACGACCATACGCGATGCATTCCGCGCGGAAGCCGACCTGAGTCCCTAG
- a CDS encoding GyrI-like domain-containing protein has product MFEPEIKHIEAENVAFIEMRGPYSQIPESYGRLYGWVEARGFKPAPDKMPAAVYLTMPEETSEENALWELWAPLHGGPPDLPVDEVGIGIKRVEATRVVSLMHKGPYDTVGPSYEKVVAFIANEGLAVSGPPMELYYSDPNNTAPEDYLTEIRFPIGDA; this is encoded by the coding sequence ATGTTCGAACCGGAGATCAAGCACATCGAGGCCGAGAACGTCGCGTTCATCGAGATGCGCGGCCCGTACTCGCAGATCCCTGAAAGCTACGGTCGCCTGTACGGCTGGGTCGAGGCACGCGGGTTCAAGCCCGCGCCAGACAAGATGCCGGCCGCAGTCTACCTGACGATGCCCGAGGAAACATCCGAGGAGAACGCGCTTTGGGAGCTGTGGGCTCCACTGCACGGCGGTCCGCCGGATCTGCCGGTCGACGAGGTGGGCATCGGCATCAAGCGCGTTGAGGCCACGCGGGTCGTGTCGCTAATGCACAAGGGACCGTACGACACGGTCGGCCCCAGCTACGAGAAGGTAGTGGCATTCATCGCCAACGAAGGTCTCGCTGTTTCTGGCCCCCCGATGGAGCTCTACTACTCGGACCCGAATAATACTGCCCCCGAGGACTATCTCACCGAGATTAGATTCCCCATCGGGGACGCCTGA
- a CDS encoding response regulator transcription factor, protein MPIRVLIVDDQALVRAGFHVLLDAAPDIDVIGEAENGIQAIELAEELAPDVILMDIRMPRMDGLEATQRILADDGEPSEDPSAPRVLVLTTFDADEYVYEALRVGASGFLLKDTDPVQLVEAIRVVAQGDALLAPSVTRRLIREFASRPEVRRAHPEALEALTEREHEILSLVAQGLSNDEIAGQLFISPATAKTHVSRVMMKLHARDRAQLVVMAYESGLVVPGPPAE, encoded by the coding sequence ATGCCGATTCGTGTGCTCATCGTTGACGACCAGGCGCTGGTGCGTGCCGGGTTTCACGTGCTGCTCGACGCAGCGCCCGACATCGACGTCATCGGTGAGGCCGAAAATGGCATCCAGGCAATCGAACTTGCCGAGGAGCTCGCACCCGACGTCATCCTCATGGACATCCGGATGCCCCGGATGGATGGGCTCGAGGCGACCCAAAGGATTCTTGCAGACGACGGCGAGCCCTCCGAGGACCCCTCCGCCCCGCGCGTTCTCGTTCTCACGACGTTCGACGCGGACGAATATGTCTACGAAGCACTGCGTGTCGGGGCAAGCGGGTTTCTGCTCAAGGATACCGACCCGGTGCAGCTCGTGGAGGCAATCAGGGTCGTTGCGCAGGGAGACGCCCTCCTAGCCCCGAGCGTCACACGACGCCTGATCCGTGAGTTCGCGTCCCGCCCCGAAGTCCGGCGCGCTCACCCCGAGGCCCTCGAAGCACTCACGGAGCGCGAGCACGAGATCCTCTCGCTGGTTGCCCAGGGTCTCTCGAACGACGAGATCGCCGGCCAGCTGTTCATCAGCCCGGCAACCGCCAAGACGCACGTCTCCCGCGTGATGATGAAGCTGCACGCACGCGATCGTGCCCAGCTCGTGGTCATGGCGTACGAGTCCGGCCTCGTCGTGCCGGGTCCGCCCGCCGAGTAG
- a CDS encoding sensor histidine kinase — protein sequence MDAHTVRRRLSQIDPLVLDVAIAVALAALACLQIWFIARARPSFPMPPGGEPRFIRLGDRAPDVLAYLLAASAFLPLAIRRRLPWVALGMSFIGTLAYMFQQAPPAFVTLGPMIAIYTVAAHARPRRSGLFALLIVGLAAAIPLLAFSSSIRWVAEGVGAFVLIAAAAFLGETTRNRRDYIAEVEHRAAEAERTREEEAKRRVDDERIRIARDVHDIVAHSLSIVTVQASAAEALLDNDPARARESIVHVRATGKQALAELRSMLDVLRTGDADAPLAPAADITHIEGLVVPLRDAGLDVDLAVAGDLGGVPAYVSVSAYRIVQEALTNVVRHARASHVCVCATVTASELTLEVVDDGVGSTSARESDPNDNPSHGLRGMAERVSVLGGTLVAGPATEGGFRVLASIPLARSAT from the coding sequence ATGGATGCGCACACCGTCAGAAGACGCCTGTCCCAGATCGATCCACTGGTGCTCGATGTCGCGATAGCGGTCGCCTTGGCTGCTCTCGCGTGCTTGCAGATCTGGTTCATTGCCCGCGCACGCCCGTCGTTCCCGATGCCACCTGGCGGTGAGCCGCGCTTCATCCGGTTGGGCGATCGTGCACCTGACGTTCTCGCGTACCTGCTTGCGGCGTCAGCGTTCCTCCCGCTCGCGATCCGCCGCAGGCTGCCCTGGGTCGCACTCGGGATGAGCTTCATCGGCACACTGGCGTACATGTTCCAGCAGGCGCCGCCAGCGTTCGTGACCCTCGGCCCAATGATCGCCATCTACACCGTCGCGGCGCATGCCAGACCCCGCAGATCGGGCTTGTTTGCACTACTGATAGTCGGGCTGGCGGCGGCGATTCCTTTGCTCGCGTTCTCCTCGAGCATCAGGTGGGTGGCAGAAGGCGTGGGCGCGTTCGTCCTCATTGCGGCGGCGGCCTTCCTCGGAGAGACGACACGCAACCGGCGAGACTACATCGCCGAAGTCGAGCACCGCGCGGCTGAAGCCGAGCGCACGCGCGAGGAGGAAGCGAAGAGGCGCGTCGACGACGAGCGCATTCGCATCGCGCGCGACGTGCACGACATCGTGGCACACAGCCTGTCAATCGTTACCGTGCAGGCCAGCGCCGCCGAAGCGTTGCTCGACAACGACCCAGCTCGCGCGCGCGAGTCGATCGTGCATGTGCGGGCGACCGGCAAGCAGGCGCTCGCCGAACTGCGCTCGATGCTGGACGTACTGCGCACCGGTGACGCCGACGCGCCGCTCGCGCCAGCGGCAGACATCACGCACATAGAAGGTCTGGTTGTTCCCCTGCGAGACGCTGGACTCGATGTCGACCTCGCGGTCGCCGGCGACCTCGGTGGGGTGCCCGCGTACGTCTCCGTCTCTGCCTACCGCATAGTGCAAGAGGCGCTCACGAATGTCGTGCGTCACGCAAGAGCATCCCACGTGTGCGTCTGTGCGACGGTGACGGCGTCGGAACTCACGCTTGAGGTAGTCGATGATGGCGTAGGTAGCACATCTGCGAGAGAGAGTGACCCGAATGACAACCCGAGCCACGGGCTCCGGGGTATGGCGGAGCGCGTGAGCGTCCTTGGCGGTACGCTGGTTGCAGGTCCCGCGACCGAAGGCGGGTTCCGCGTGCTGGCAAGCATCCCGCTCGCCCGAAGCGCGACGTAG
- a CDS encoding ABC transporter ATP-binding protein, whose product MASSPAPILSPTATGVVIEAYDLHKVYDGAGAETHALRGVTFEIRHGEFAAIMGPSGSGKSTLMHILGCLDTPTSGTYRLAGRDVADLETYELAEIRRTTVGFVFQSFNLLPRATVMRNVCMPMLYTRVPGDEREERAAAALRAVDLEEKLWSHRSNELSGGQMQRVAIARSLVNDPSLIMADEPTGNLDTATGDSVMQLFARLNDEGRTIVIITHEPDIARRAKRVIRLQDGLIVEDAATSAANIRHYGNGLAEEGDV is encoded by the coding sequence GTGGCTAGCTCCCCGGCGCCGATACTCAGCCCGACCGCCACTGGCGTGGTGATCGAGGCCTACGATCTCCACAAGGTGTACGACGGGGCCGGCGCCGAAACCCATGCGCTGCGCGGTGTGACCTTCGAGATCCGTCACGGCGAGTTCGCCGCGATCATGGGGCCATCGGGTTCGGGCAAGTCCACGCTCATGCACATACTGGGCTGTCTCGACACGCCGACGTCGGGCACGTACCGGCTGGCCGGACGCGACGTCGCCGACCTCGAAACCTACGAACTCGCAGAGATCCGCCGCACGACCGTGGGCTTCGTGTTCCAGTCATTCAACCTGCTGCCACGGGCCACCGTCATGCGCAACGTCTGTATGCCGATGCTCTACACACGCGTCCCCGGCGACGAACGCGAGGAGCGGGCGGCGGCGGCCCTTCGCGCGGTCGACCTCGAGGAGAAGCTCTGGTCTCACCGATCGAACGAGCTCTCCGGCGGCCAGATGCAGCGTGTGGCCATCGCTCGCTCGCTCGTCAACGACCCCTCGCTCATCATGGCCGACGAGCCCACGGGCAACCTGGATACCGCGACCGGGGACTCGGTGATGCAGCTCTTCGCGCGACTCAACGACGAAGGCCGCACGATCGTGATCATCACGCACGAACCCGATATCGCGCGGCGCGCGAAGCGGGTAATCCGCCTTCAGGACGGGCTTATCGTCGAGGACGCCGCCACAAGCGCAGCCAACATCCGCCACTACGGGAACGGCCTGGCCGAGGAGGGCGACGTCTGA